A single genomic interval of Lathyrus oleraceus cultivar Zhongwan6 chromosome 7, CAAS_Psat_ZW6_1.0, whole genome shotgun sequence harbors:
- the LOC127108102 gene encoding repetitive proline-rich cell wall protein 2 isoform X28, producing the protein MASISFLGLFLFALFIIPRGFANYYKPPEYNPPVEKPPVYQPPVYKPPFEKPPIYHPPVEIPPIYKPPVEIPPIYKPPYENPPIYKPPIEQPPVYKPPVEKPPVYKPPVEEPPVYKPPVEKPPIYKPPVEQPPIYKPPVEKPPVYKPPVEKPPVYKPPVEKPPVYKPPVEKPPVYKPPVEQPPVYKPPVEKPPVYKPPVEKPPVYKPPVEKPPVYKPPVEKPPIYKPPVEKPPVYKPPVEKPPVYKPPVEKPPIYKPPVYQPPVENPPIYKPPIEKPPVYKPPVEKPPIYKPPPVEEPPIYKPPFEKPPIYKPPYEHPPIYKPPFEEPPFEKPPFEEPPVYKPPFEEPPVYKPPFEKPPHYPNYPPADDATRF; encoded by the exons ATGGCTTCTATAAGCTTCTTAGGGTTGTTCCTTTTTGCTTTGTTTATCATCCCTCGTGGTTTTGCCAACTACTATAAACCTCCTGAGTATAATCCACCGGTTGAAAAACCTCCAGTTTATCAACCACCGGTATATAAGCCGCCGTTTGAGAAGCCGCCAATTTATCATCCGCCAGTAGAGATACCGCCAATATACAAACCACCAGTAGAGATACCTCCGATTTATAAGCCACCATATGAAAACCCTCCGATTTATAAGCCACCAATTGAGCAACCTCCAGTGTACAAGCCACCCGTAGAGAAGCCACCTGTGTACAAACCACCAGTAGAGGAACCTCCGGTTTACAAACCGCCAGTCGAGAAGCCTCCAATTTACAAACCACCGGTTGAGCAACCACCTATATACAAACCACCAGTTGAGAAGCCTCCAGTTTACAAACCACCAGTTGAGAAGC CACCTGTATACAAACCACCTGTTGAGAAGCCTCCAGTTTACAAGCCACCAGTCGAAAAACCACCGGTTTATAAGCCACCAGTTGAGCAACCACCTGTATATAAACCACCAGTTGAGAAGCCTCCAGTTTACAAACCTCCAGTAGAAAAACCACCTGTTTACAAGCCACCAGTAGAGAAGCCTCCAGTTTATAAGCCACCAGTAGAGAAACCACCTATCTATAAGCCACCAGTAGAAAAGCCTCCTGTCTACAAGCCACCAGTCGAAAAGCCACCCGTGTATAAGCCACCGGTTGAAAAACCTCCAATTTACAAACCACCTGTATACCAGCCCCCGGTTGAAAATCCCCCAATTTACAAACCACCTATAGAAAAGCCACCAGTGTACAAGCCTCCAGTTGAAAAGCCACCCATTTATAAACCTCCTCCGGTTGAAGAGCCTCCTATTTATAAGCCTCCCTTTGAGAAACCACCAATTTACAAACCTCCATATGAACATCCACCAATATACAAACCACCATTTGAGGAGCCTCCATTTGAAAAGCCACCATTCGAAGAGCCACCAGTTTACAAGCCTCCATTTGAGGAGCCACCAGTTTACAAGCCTCCATTCGAAAAACCTCCTCACTATCCAAACTACCCTCCTGCAGATGATGCTACTCGTTTCTAG
- the LOC127108102 gene encoding repetitive proline-rich cell wall protein 2 isoform X14, whose translation MASISFLGLFLFALFIIPRGFANYYKPPEYNPPVEKPPVYQPPVYKPPFEKPPIYHPPVEIPPIYKPPVEIPPIYKPPYENPPIYKPPIEQPPVYKPPVEKPPVYKPPVEEPPVYKPPVEKPPIYKPPVEQPPIYKPPVEKPPVYKPPVEKPPVYKPPVEKPPVYKPPVEQPPVYKPPVEKPPVYKPPVEKPPVYKPPVEQPPVYKPPVEKPPVYKPPVEKPPVYKPPVEKPPVYKPPVEKPPIYKPPVEKPPVYKPPVEKPPVYKPPVEKPPIYKPPVYQPPVENPPIYKPPIEKPPVYKPPVEKPPIYKPPPVEEPPIYKPPFEKPPIYKPPYEHPPIYKPPFEEPPFEKPPFEEPPVYKPPFEEPPVYKPPFEKPPHYPNYPPADDATRF comes from the exons ATGGCTTCTATAAGCTTCTTAGGGTTGTTCCTTTTTGCTTTGTTTATCATCCCTCGTGGTTTTGCCAACTACTATAAACCTCCTGAGTATAATCCACCGGTTGAAAAACCTCCAGTTTATCAACCACCGGTATATAAGCCGCCGTTTGAGAAGCCGCCAATTTATCATCCGCCAGTAGAGATACCGCCAATATACAAACCACCAGTAGAGATACCTCCGATTTATAAGCCACCATATGAAAACCCTCCGATTTATAAGCCACCAATTGAGCAACCTCCAGTGTACAAGCCACCCGTAGAGAAGCCACCTGTGTACAAACCACCAGTAGAGGAACCTCCGGTTTACAAACCGCCAGTCGAGAAGCCTCCAATTTACAAACCACCGGTTGAGCAACCACCTATATACAAACCACCAGTTGAGAAGC CACCTGTATACAAACCACCAGTTGAGAAGCCTCCAGTTTACAAACCACCAGTTGAGAAGCCTCCGGTTTACAAGCCACCAGTTGAGCAACCACCTGTATACAAACCACCTGTTGAGAAGCCTCCAGTTTACAAGCCACCAGTCGAAAAACCACCGGTTTATAAGCCACCAGTTGAGCAACCACCTGTATATAAACCACCAGTTGAGAAGCCTCCAGTTTACAAACCTCCAGTAGAAAAACCACCTGTTTACAAGCCACCAGTAGAGAAGCCTCCAGTTTATAAGCCACCAGTAGAGAAACCACCTATCTATAAGCCACCAGTAGAAAAGCCTCCTGTCTACAAGCCACCAGTCGAAAAGCCACCCGTGTATAAGCCACCGGTTGAAAAACCTCCAATTTACAAACCACCTGTATACCAGCCCCCGGTTGAAAATCCCCCAATTTACAAACCACCTATAGAAAAGCCACCAGTGTACAAGCCTCCAGTTGAAAAGCCACCCATTTATAAACCTCCTCCGGTTGAAGAGCCTCCTATTTATAAGCCTCCCTTTGAGAAACCACCAATTTACAAACCTCCATATGAACATCCACCAATATACAAACCACCATTTGAGGAGCCTCCATTTGAAAAGCCACCATTCGAAGAGCCACCAGTTTACAAGCCTCCATTTGAGGAGCCACCAGTTTACAAGCCTCCATTCGAAAAACCTCCTCACTATCCAAACTACCCTCCTGCAGATGATGCTACTCGTTTCTAG
- the LOC127108102 gene encoding repetitive proline-rich cell wall protein 2 isoform X37, producing MASISFLGLFLFALFIIPRGFANYYKPPEYNPPVEKPPVYQPPVYKPPFEKPPIYHPPVEIPPIYKPPVEIPPIYKPPYENPPIYKPPIEQPPVYKPPVEKPPVYKPPVEEPPVYKPPVEKPPIYKPPVEQPPIYKPPVEKPPVYKPPVEKPPVYKPPVEKPPVYKPPVEKPPVYKPPVEKPPVYKPPVEKPPVYKPPVEKPPVYKPPVEKPPIYKPPVEKPPVYKPPVEKPPVYKPPVEKPPIYKPPVYQPPVENPPIYKPPIEKPPVYKPPVEKPPIYKPPPVEEPPIYKPPFEKPPIYKPPYEHPPIYKPPFEEPPFEKPPFEEPPVYKPPFEEPPVYKPPFEKPPHYPNYPPADDATRF from the exons ATGGCTTCTATAAGCTTCTTAGGGTTGTTCCTTTTTGCTTTGTTTATCATCCCTCGTGGTTTTGCCAACTACTATAAACCTCCTGAGTATAATCCACCGGTTGAAAAACCTCCAGTTTATCAACCACCGGTATATAAGCCGCCGTTTGAGAAGCCGCCAATTTATCATCCGCCAGTAGAGATACCGCCAATATACAAACCACCAGTAGAGATACCTCCGATTTATAAGCCACCATATGAAAACCCTCCGATTTATAAGCCACCAATTGAGCAACCTCCAGTGTACAAGCCACCCGTAGAGAAGCCACCTGTGTACAAACCACCAGTAGAGGAACCTCCGGTTTACAAACCGCCAGTCGAGAAGCCTCCAATTTACAAACCACCGGTTGAGCAACCACCTATATACAAACCACCAGTTGAGAAGCCTCCAGTTTACAAACCACCAGTTGAGAAGC CACCTGTATACAAACCACCAGTTGAGAAGCCTCCAGTTTACAAACCACCAGTTGAGAAGC CACCTGTATACAAACCAC CAGTTGAGAAGCCTCCAGTTTACAAACCTCCAGTAGAAAAACCACCTGTTTACAAGCCACCAGTAGAGAAGCCTCCAGTTTATAAGCCACCAGTAGAGAAACCACCTATCTATAAGCCACCAGTAGAAAAGCCTCCTGTCTACAAGCCACCAGTCGAAAAGCCACCCGTGTATAAGCCACCGGTTGAAAAACCTCCAATTTACAAACCACCTGTATACCAGCCCCCGGTTGAAAATCCCCCAATTTACAAACCACCTATAGAAAAGCCACCAGTGTACAAGCCTCCAGTTGAAAAGCCACCCATTTATAAACCTCCTCCGGTTGAAGAGCCTCCTATTTATAAGCCTCCCTTTGAGAAACCACCAATTTACAAACCTCCATATGAACATCCACCAATATACAAACCACCATTTGAGGAGCCTCCATTTGAAAAGCCACCATTCGAAGAGCCACCAGTTTACAAGCCTCCATTTGAGGAGCCACCAGTTTACAAGCCTCCATTCGAAAAACCTCCTCACTATCCAAACTACCCTCCTGCAGATGATGCTACTCGTTTCTAG
- the LOC127108102 gene encoding repetitive proline-rich cell wall protein 2 isoform X32: MASISFLGLFLFALFIIPRGFANYYKPPEYNPPVEKPPVYQPPVYKPPFEKPPIYHPPVEIPPIYKPPVEIPPIYKPPYENPPIYKPPIEQPPVYKPPVEKPPVYKPPVEEPPVYKPPVEKPPIYKPPVEQPPIYKPPVEKPPVYKPPVEKPPVYKPPVEKPPVYKPPVEKPPVYKPPVEQPPVYKPPVEKPPVYKPPVEKPPVYKPPVEKPPVYKPPVEKPPIYKPPVEKPPVYKPPVEKPPVYKPPVEKPPIYKPPVYQPPVENPPIYKPPIEKPPVYKPPVEKPPIYKPPPVEEPPIYKPPFEKPPIYKPPYEHPPIYKPPFEEPPFEKPPFEEPPVYKPPFEEPPVYKPPFEKPPHYPNYPPADDATRF; encoded by the exons ATGGCTTCTATAAGCTTCTTAGGGTTGTTCCTTTTTGCTTTGTTTATCATCCCTCGTGGTTTTGCCAACTACTATAAACCTCCTGAGTATAATCCACCGGTTGAAAAACCTCCAGTTTATCAACCACCGGTATATAAGCCGCCGTTTGAGAAGCCGCCAATTTATCATCCGCCAGTAGAGATACCGCCAATATACAAACCACCAGTAGAGATACCTCCGATTTATAAGCCACCATATGAAAACCCTCCGATTTATAAGCCACCAATTGAGCAACCTCCAGTGTACAAGCCACCCGTAGAGAAGCCACCTGTGTACAAACCACCAGTAGAGGAACCTCCGGTTTACAAACCGCCAGTCGAGAAGCCTCCAATTTACAAACCACCGGTTGAGCAACCACCTATATACAAACCACCAGTTGAGAAGCCTCCAGTTTACAAACCACCAGTTGAGAAGC CACCTGTATACAAACCACCAGTTGAGAAGCCTCCAGTTTACAAACCACCAGTTGAGAAGCCTCCGGTTTACAAGCCACCAGTTGAGCAACCACCTGTATACAAACCAC CAGTTGAGAAGCCTCCAGTTTACAAACCTCCAGTAGAAAAACCACCTGTTTACAAGCCACCAGTAGAGAAGCCTCCAGTTTATAAGCCACCAGTAGAGAAACCACCTATCTATAAGCCACCAGTAGAAAAGCCTCCTGTCTACAAGCCACCAGTCGAAAAGCCACCCGTGTATAAGCCACCGGTTGAAAAACCTCCAATTTACAAACCACCTGTATACCAGCCCCCGGTTGAAAATCCCCCAATTTACAAACCACCTATAGAAAAGCCACCAGTGTACAAGCCTCCAGTTGAAAAGCCACCCATTTATAAACCTCCTCCGGTTGAAGAGCCTCCTATTTATAAGCCTCCCTTTGAGAAACCACCAATTTACAAACCTCCATATGAACATCCACCAATATACAAACCACCATTTGAGGAGCCTCCATTTGAAAAGCCACCATTCGAAGAGCCACCAGTTTACAAGCCTCCATTTGAGGAGCCACCAGTTTACAAGCCTCCATTCGAAAAACCTCCTCACTATCCAAACTACCCTCCTGCAGATGATGCTACTCGTTTCTAG
- the LOC127108102 gene encoding repetitive proline-rich cell wall protein 2 isoform X9: MASISFLGLFLFALFIIPRGFANYYKPPEYNPPVEKPPVYQPPVYKPPFEKPPIYHPPVEIPPIYKPPVEIPPIYKPPYENPPIYKPPIEQPPVYKPPVEKPPVYKPPVEEPPVYKPPVEKPPIYKPPVEQPPIYKPPVEKPPVYKPPVEKPPVYKPPVEKPPVYKPPVEKPPVYKPPVEQPPVYKPPVEKPPVYKPPVEKPPVYKPPVEQPPVYKPPVEKPPVYKPPVEKPPVYKPPVEKPPVYKPPVEKPPIYKPPVEKPPVYKPPVEKPPVYKPPVEKPPIYKPPVYQPPVENPPIYKPPIEKPPVYKPPVEKPPIYKPPPVEEPPIYKPPFEKPPIYKPPYEHPPIYKPPFEEPPFEKPPFEEPPVYKPPFEEPPVYKPPFEKPPHYPNYPPADDATRF; the protein is encoded by the exons ATGGCTTCTATAAGCTTCTTAGGGTTGTTCCTTTTTGCTTTGTTTATCATCCCTCGTGGTTTTGCCAACTACTATAAACCTCCTGAGTATAATCCACCGGTTGAAAAACCTCCAGTTTATCAACCACCGGTATATAAGCCGCCGTTTGAGAAGCCGCCAATTTATCATCCGCCAGTAGAGATACCGCCAATATACAAACCACCAGTAGAGATACCTCCGATTTATAAGCCACCATATGAAAACCCTCCGATTTATAAGCCACCAATTGAGCAACCTCCAGTGTACAAGCCACCCGTAGAGAAGCCACCTGTGTACAAACCACCAGTAGAGGAACCTCCGGTTTACAAACCGCCAGTCGAGAAGCCTCCAATTTACAAACCACCGGTTGAGCAACCACCTATATACAAACCACCAGTTGAGAAGCCTCCAGTTTACAAACCACCAGTTGAGAAGC CACCTGTATACAAACCACCAGTTGAGAAGCCTCCAGTTTACAAACCACCAGTTGAGAAGCCTCCGGTTTACAAGCCACCAGTTGAGCAACCACCTGTATACAAACCACCTGTTGAGAAGCCTCCAGTTTACAAGCCACCAGTCGAAAAACCACCGGTTTATAAGCCACCAGTTGAGCAACCACCTGTATATAAACCACCAGTTGAGAAGCCTCCAGTTTACAAACCTCCAGTAGAAAAACCACCTGTTTACAAGCCACCAGTAGAGAAGCCTCCAGTTTATAAGCCACCAGTAGAGAAACCACCTATCTATAAGCCACCAGTAGAAAAGCCTCCTGTCTACAAGCCACCAGTCGAAAAGCCACCCGTGTATAAGCCACCGGTTGAAAAACCTCCAATTTACAAACCACCTGTATACCAGCCCCCGGTTGAAAATCCCCCAATTTACAAACCACCTATAGAAAAGCCACCAGTGTACAAGCCTCCAGTTGAAAAGCCACCCATTTATAAACCTCCTCCGGTTGAAGAGCCTCCTATTTATAAGCCTCCCTTTGAGAAACCACCAATTTACAAACCTCCATATGAACATCCACCAATATACAAACCACCATTTGAGGAGCCTCCATTTGAAAAGCCACCATTCGAAGAGCCACCAGTTTACAAGCCTCCATTTGAGGAGCCACCAGTTTACAAGCCTCCATTCGAAAAACCTCCTCACTATCCAAACTACCCTCCTGCAGATGATGCTACTCGTTTCTAG
- the LOC127108102 gene encoding repetitive proline-rich cell wall protein 2 isoform X38 encodes MASISFLGLFLFALFIIPRGFANYYKPPEYNPPVEKPPVYQPPVYKPPFEKPPIYHPPVEIPPIYKPPVEIPPIYKPPYENPPIYKPPIEQPPVYKPPVEKPPVYKPPVEEPPVYKPPVEKPPIYKPPVEQPPIYKPPVEKPPVYKPPVEKPPVYKPPVEKPPVYKPPVEQPPVYKPPVEKPPVYKPPVEKPPVYKPPVEKPPVYKPPVEKPPIYKPPVEKPPVYKPPVEKPPVYKPPVEKPPIYKPPVYQPPVENPPIYKPPIEKPPVYKPPVEKPPIYKPPPVEEPPIYKPPFEKPPIYKPPYEHPPIYKPPFEEPPFEKPPFEEPPVYKPPFEEPPVYKPPFEKPPHYPNYPPADDATRF; translated from the exons ATGGCTTCTATAAGCTTCTTAGGGTTGTTCCTTTTTGCTTTGTTTATCATCCCTCGTGGTTTTGCCAACTACTATAAACCTCCTGAGTATAATCCACCGGTTGAAAAACCTCCAGTTTATCAACCACCGGTATATAAGCCGCCGTTTGAGAAGCCGCCAATTTATCATCCGCCAGTAGAGATACCGCCAATATACAAACCACCAGTAGAGATACCTCCGATTTATAAGCCACCATATGAAAACCCTCCGATTTATAAGCCACCAATTGAGCAACCTCCAGTGTACAAGCCACCCGTAGAGAAGCCACCTGTGTACAAACCACCAGTAGAGGAACCTCCGGTTTACAAACCGCCAGTCGAGAAGCCTCCAATTTACAAACCACCGGTTGAGCAACCACCTATATACAAACCACCAGTTGAGAAGC CACCTGTATACAAACCACCAGTTGAGAAGCCTCCAGTTTACAAACCACCAGTTGAGAAGCCTCCGGTTTACAAGCCACCAGTTGAGCAACCACCTGTATACAAACCAC CAGTTGAGAAGCCTCCAGTTTACAAACCTCCAGTAGAAAAACCACCTGTTTACAAGCCACCAGTAGAGAAGCCTCCAGTTTATAAGCCACCAGTAGAGAAACCACCTATCTATAAGCCACCAGTAGAAAAGCCTCCTGTCTACAAGCCACCAGTCGAAAAGCCACCCGTGTATAAGCCACCGGTTGAAAAACCTCCAATTTACAAACCACCTGTATACCAGCCCCCGGTTGAAAATCCCCCAATTTACAAACCACCTATAGAAAAGCCACCAGTGTACAAGCCTCCAGTTGAAAAGCCACCCATTTATAAACCTCCTCCGGTTGAAGAGCCTCCTATTTATAAGCCTCCCTTTGAGAAACCACCAATTTACAAACCTCCATATGAACATCCACCAATATACAAACCACCATTTGAGGAGCCTCCATTTGAAAAGCCACCATTCGAAGAGCCACCAGTTTACAAGCCTCCATTTGAGGAGCCACCAGTTTACAAGCCTCCATTCGAAAAACCTCCTCACTATCCAAACTACCCTCCTGCAGATGATGCTACTCGTTTCTAG
- the LOC127108102 gene encoding repetitive proline-rich cell wall protein 2 isoform X33, producing the protein MASISFLGLFLFALFIIPRGFANYYKPPEYNPPVEKPPVYQPPVYKPPFEKPPIYHPPVEIPPIYKPPVEIPPIYKPPYENPPIYKPPIEQPPVYKPPVEKPPVYKPPVEEPPVYKPPVEKPPIYKPPVEQPPIYKPPVEKPPVYKPPVEKPPVYKPPVEKPPVYKPPVEQPPVYKPPVEKPPVYKPPVEKPPVYKPPVEKPPVYKPPVEKPPIYKPPVEKPPVYKPPVEKPPVYKPPVEKPPIYKPPVYQPPVENPPIYKPPIEKPPVYKPPVEKPPIYKPPPVEEPPIYKPPFEKPPIYKPPYEHPPIYKPPFEEPPFEKPPFEEPPVYKPPFEEPPVYKPPFEKPPHYPNYPPADDATRF; encoded by the exons ATGGCTTCTATAAGCTTCTTAGGGTTGTTCCTTTTTGCTTTGTTTATCATCCCTCGTGGTTTTGCCAACTACTATAAACCTCCTGAGTATAATCCACCGGTTGAAAAACCTCCAGTTTATCAACCACCGGTATATAAGCCGCCGTTTGAGAAGCCGCCAATTTATCATCCGCCAGTAGAGATACCGCCAATATACAAACCACCAGTAGAGATACCTCCGATTTATAAGCCACCATATGAAAACCCTCCGATTTATAAGCCACCAATTGAGCAACCTCCAGTGTACAAGCCACCCGTAGAGAAGCCACCTGTGTACAAACCACCAGTAGAGGAACCTCCGGTTTACAAACCGCCAGTCGAGAAGCCTCCAATTTACAAACCACCGGTTGAGCAACCACCTATATACAAACCACCAGTTGAGAAGC CACCTGTATACAAACCACCTGTTGAGAAGCCTCCAGTTTACAAGCCACCAGTCGAAAAACCACCGGTTTATAAGCCACCAGTTGAGCAACCACCTGTATATAAACCACCAGTTGAGAAGCCTCCAGTTTACAAACCTCCAGTAGAAAAACCACCTGTTTACAAGCCACCAGTAGAGAAGCCTCCAGTTTATAAGCCACCAGTAGAGAAACCACCTATCTATAAGCCACCAGTAGAAAAGCCTCCTGTCTACAAGCCACCAGTCGAAAAGCCACCCGTGTATAAGCCACCGGTTGAAAAACCTCCAATTTACAAACCACCTGTATACCAGCCCCCGGTTGAAAATCCCCCAATTTACAAACCACCTATAGAAAAGCCACCAGTGTACAAGCCTCCAGTTGAAAAGCCACCCATTTATAAACCTCCTCCGGTTGAAGAGCCTCCTATTTATAAGCCTCCCTTTGAGAAACCACCAATTTACAAACCTCCATATGAACATCCACCAATATACAAACCACCATTTGAGGAGCCTCCATTTGAAAAGCCACCATTCGAAGAGCCACCAGTTTACAAGCCTCCATTTGAGGAGCCACCAGTTTACAAGCCTCCATTCGAAAAACCTCCTCACTATCCAAACTACCCTCCTGCAGATGATGCTACTCGTTTCTAG